GTTATTTTGTCTGCCATTCAAGCCGTGTTGCTGGTGCTCATTGGCAACCTCTGGATGGGAATTGAGGGACTTTGGCTGACCTTCCTGGCCATCCTCTTCCCTACTTTCATTTTCGCCAATCTACTGGGCCTCAACATATCCTCTGCTTTGAAATCGGTGGTTACTATTTACATCCTGGTGCCCTTTTTGGTGGTACCCCAATTACTGCTGAGCGGGGTGATTGTGGATTTCGACACCCTTCAAAGTCCTGAAAAACAAGGCCAGGGAACGCCTGTCGTGGCCAATATAATGGTGTCGCGCTGGGCCTACGAAGCCCTGGCTGTGGGGCACTTTAAGCGAAACAAATTCAACCAGCATTTCTTTGAATACGAACGTGATAAGAACGAGGCCTTGTTTATGTTTTCGCTGCGAATTCCAAAATTGCAAGCCATCAACGAGCAAAGTGAGGAACTAATCGGCAAGGAAGACCGGAGAGAAGAACTCGTGAGCAACCTCAACCTCCTGCGCGATGAAGTAGAGCAGTTACAAACTGTGAGCATGCTGAAATTCAGTGAGTACGAGAAACTTGCACCTGAAAACTTCAATACCCTGACCTCAGAACTGCTCGGAGCGTGGTTGCGCGAAATGGAGCGCATTTACCGAAAACATTGGCAAACAGCCGATGACCGCATTCGTGCTACCCATGCGGAACTGGACGAGATATTTGCCCATCAGGGCGGCGCCACGGCTCTGATGGAAAAACACCACAACGAAAAGCTTGAAAATCATCTTCGCAACCAGCAGGAATTGCAAAAACTGCGCGAGGTGAATGGCCGTCTTATCCGCAAGGCCGACTACATTTATCAAACTCCTTCCCACCCTGCAGGTGGCGCCCCATTCTATTCGCCGGTCAAACGATTAGGAAATCAACTCATAGAGACCTCCTGGTTTAATATCGGGGTTATCTGGGCCATGAATCTGCTTCTTTATGCAGCGCTTCTGGGCAACTGGCTAAAGAAGTTTTTGCGGTGGACAAGCCGTTTGGGTAGAAAATAGCCCACCTTATCACGCCAACGAATCAGTGTCTAGTGAAAAAGTAAAAGGTGCAGCGGCTGTAAATCTTCAAAATCCTTGCAGTTTGATTCCTTAAAAATGAACCAAGGCTTAGCAATCAAAATCTTCGTCGCTTTTCAGCAGGCCGTAACTAACGGCAATCCGAAGTGTACCCACGACGCTTTCGATGGCGCTCAAGGTCCTTACGGGCTTTTTTCACTTCGCGTTCCAACTGCTTCGTATTTCGGAGAAAAGGCGACTTCTTAACCGCATTGCTATAAAGCGCGCGCGCTTCATCATCTCTGCCCAATTCCTGCAAATACAACACCTCAAGCACAGAACCGTGCGACAATGTGAGCGCACTGTGATGTTCCTTGCCCTTACGCACCACTACCAGAGCGGAGTCTGTCATGCACTCCCGTGCAAGGTCAACAGAGTTCACATTGTGGTATCCCACCAGCGACTTCAGGATAGAACCACATCCGGTAATCATTGCGGATGAAAAAACAATGGCGATCAGACAAAAAACGGAAGACGCTTTCATGGAGTGGATTTGGCGCGAAGGTAATGATTCTCATTTCACCGCAAGGCTCGCTGCGTTTCGTGAACAAAAGAGAAGATCCATTCGTTTTGAAACCGAAATCTGATTCAATCCTTGGGAACTGCTATTTTTGCAGCCCAAATCTGCAAACCCCAAAGCAATGATGTATCTCAGTCCAGAACGCGCCGAAAACCTGAAATTTATTGAGCAAAGTGCACGCGACTTTGCGGAACAGTACATCCGCCCCGATATGATGAAGTGGGATGAAAGCCAGGAATTTCCGGTTGAGACATTCAAGAAAATGGGTGAACTCGGTTTCCTGGGTGTTCTTGTACCCGAAGAATACGGCGGTGCAGGAATGAATTACCAGGAGTATATTTCTGTGATTGTGGAGATTTCCAAAGTATGCGGCTCCATTGGGCTTTCAGTGGCTGCACACAATTCGCTTTGCACCGGCCACATTCTCCAATTCGGAAATGAGGAGCAAAAGAAAAAATGGCTACCCAAACTCGCTACCGGGCAATGGATTGGCGCCTGGGGCCTCACCGAAACGGGTACTGGGTCAGATGCCGGAGGGATGGCCACCACTGCTGAGAAAGACGGTGATTACTACGTGTTGAACGGCTCCAAGAACTTTATTACCCACGCTATCAGCGGTGAAATTGCCGTGGTGATTGCGCGCACCGGAGAAAAAGGCGACTCGCGGGGTATGACCGCATTTGTGATTGAGAAAGGTACACCCGGTTTCAGCGGTGGAAAGAAAGAAGACAAACTCGGCATGCGCGCCAGTGAAACAGCGGGCCTCTTTTTCGACAACTGCCGCGTACACAAAGACAACGTGTTAGGCAAGGAAGGTGAAGGCTTTGTTCAGGCGCTGAAAGTACTGGATGGCGGAAGAATTTCAATTGCTGCCCTCTCTATCGGTATATCTCGCGGAGCCTACGAATGTGCCCTGAAATACTCCAAAGAGCGCGAGCAATTCGGGCAGGCCATTGCTAAGTTTCAGGCTATCGGGTTCAAACTGGCAGATATGGCAACAAAGATTGAAGCGTCTGAGCTTCTTACGCGCAACGCCGCTTATCTCAAAGAAAACGGCCAACCGATGACCAAGGAATCGGCCATGGCAAAGTATTACGCTTCTGAAGCGTCGGTGTGGATTTCCAATGAATCGGTTCAGATTCACGGTGGATACGGCTACACCAAAGAGTTTCCGGCGGAGAAGTACTACCGCGACTCAAAGCTCTGCACCATTGGCGAAGGTACTTCTGAGATCCAGAAGCTGGTTATTTCACGTCACCTGTTAAAGGACTAAGTTCAGCCATTTTCTGCGCTGCACGGGTTCCCGCGAGGAAACCGCTGGTCCATGCGTGCTGAAAGTTAAATCCTCCGGTAATACCGTCCACATTGAGTACTTCGCCCGCAAAGAAAAGTCCGGGGTGAGCATGACACTCAAAAGTTTTGAGGTTAACTTCCGATAAATCAATGCCGCCGCAAGTAACGAATTCCTCCTTAAACGTGGTTTTTCCATTCACTTCAAACTTGCTGCGAACCAGTTGCTCCGTGAGCAAATTCAACTCGCGGTTTGATTGTTCGCTCCAGGGCTTTTGGTGAATGCCAGCACGCTCCAGCAGGCGATGCCAAAGCCTCGCGGGAAGATCAAACATGGAGTGAGACGCCGGGAGCTGACGAGGATGCTTCTCGCGCCTTGTGAGCAGCGCGTTTCGCACTTCTTCTTCTCCTGTGGCGGTCCAGTTCACCAACACATTAAAGCGATAGGCTCGGCCGTGCAGATCGCGTGCTGCCCAGGCAGAAAGCTTGATAACTGCCGGGCCGCTCAACCCCCAATGCGTAATGA
The Cryomorphaceae bacterium DNA segment above includes these coding regions:
- a CDS encoding acyl-CoA dehydrogenase; its protein translation is MYLSPERAENLKFIEQSARDFAEQYIRPDMMKWDESQEFPVETFKKMGELGFLGVLVPEEYGGAGMNYQEYISVIVEISKVCGSIGLSVAAHNSLCTGHILQFGNEEQKKKWLPKLATGQWIGAWGLTETGTGSDAGGMATTAEKDGDYYVLNGSKNFITHAISGEIAVVIARTGEKGDSRGMTAFVIEKGTPGFSGGKKEDKLGMRASETAGLFFDNCRVHKDNVLGKEGEGFVQALKVLDGGRISIAALSIGISRGAYECALKYSKEREQFGQAIAKFQAIGFKLADMATKIEASELLTRNAAYLKENGQPMTKESAMAKYYASEASVWISNESVQIHGGYGYTKEFPAEKYYRDSKLCTIGEGTSEIQKLVISRHLLKD